A window of Apium graveolens cultivar Ventura chromosome 8, ASM990537v1, whole genome shotgun sequence contains these coding sequences:
- the LOC141677932 gene encoding hypothetical protein At1g04090-like — MGNRNTSPLPIETTFKLQTQLPTWPQGTGFGTGVIDLGGLQVTQITTFNKVWATPQGGPDNLGATFYEPSSIPQGFFMLGTYSQSNNKPLYGSVLVAKDVSNAKILEKPTDYTLVWNNNQGGTGYIWLPTPPQGYKSVGHVVTTSSEKPSVDKIRCVRSDFTEVTEIDAWIWGLKKEADPSGFNVYGSKPAKRGTQGLGVPIGTFIVQNNGTAGLLECLKYVHPNFSAMPNLDHIQTLMKNYSPLVYFHPDEEYLPSSLKWFFENGALLYTKGDESQPIPITPPAGSNLPQGGSNDGAYWIGQPTNESFRKGNLATVESYVNVKPMFGGTFTDLAIWIFYPFNGPARATVAGLTIPLGQIGEHQGDWEHVTLRISNFSGELRSVYLSTHSNGIWASVPELEYQSTSNKPVVYSSLHGHAMYPKAGLVLQGNAAIGLKNDTAKSKNVMDTGVSFEIISGEYLSIVEPAWVNYYREWGPRISYNTATEISKVQQNLPQNLRSSFASFVNSLPDEILGEVGPTGPKMKSSWSGDEKV, encoded by the exons ATGGGAAACAGAAACACTAGTCCCTTGCCTATTGAAACCACCTTCAAGCTCCAAACCCAACTTCCAACTTGGCCTCAAG GTACTGGCTTTGGAACCGGAGTCATTGATCTTGGAGGCCTCCAGGTGACACAAATCACAACTTTCAACAAAGTATGGGCTACACCTCAAGGCGGACCTGATAACCTTGGTGCAACATTTTATGAACCATCTTCAATTCCACAAGGTTTTTTTATGCTTGGAACCTATAGTCAATCCAACAACAAGCCTCTCTATGGATCGGTTCTTGTAGCTAAAGATGTCTCAAATGCTAAGATCTTAGAGAAGCCTACTGACTATACACTTGTATGGAACAACAACCAAGGTGGCACTGGCTATATCTGGCTTCCAACGCCACCGCAGGGCTATAAATCCGTTGGTCATGTTGTCACTACCTCATCGGAGAAGCCATCTGTGGATAAAATCCGATGCGTCCGATCCGATTTCACGGAGGTCACTGAGATTGATGCATGGATATGGGGATTAAAGAAGGAGGCTGATCCAAGTGGATTTAATGTATATGGTTCTAAACCAGCTAAAAGAGGGACCCAAGGTTTAGGTGTGCCAATAGGTACATTTATAGTCCAAAATAATGGGACTGCAGGGTTGTTGGAATGTTTAAAATATGTCCACCCTAATTTCTCAGCCATGCCTAATCTAGACCACATTCAAACCCTTATGAAAAATTACTCTCCACTAGTATATTTTCATCCGGATGAAGAATACTTACCCTCTTCACTCAAATGGTTTTTCGAAAATGGGGCATTATTATACACCAAAGGCGACGAATCCCAGCCCATTCCTATCACTCCCCCCGCGGGCTCAAACCTTCCTCAAGGTGGCTCCAATGATGGTGCATATTGGATAGGCCAACCAACTAATGAGAGTTTTAGGAAAGGCAATCTGGCTACTGTAGAGTCTTATGTAAATGTCAAGCCTATGTTCGGTGGAACATTCACCGATCTAGCTATATGGATCTTCTATCCTTTCAATGGACCGGCAAGGGCTACTGTTGCAGGTCTTACTATACCATTAGGCCAAATCGGAGAACATCAGGGTGATTGGGAACACGTGACATTACGGATCAGTAATTTTAGTGGGGAACTGCGAAGTGTTTATTTATCGACACATTCCAATGGTATTTGGGCTAGTGTCCCAGAGCTTGAATACCAAAGCACCAGTAACAAACCGGTGGTGTACTCGTCGTTGCACGGGCATGCCATGTATCCTAAAGCAGGACTTGTTTTACAAGGCAATGCGGCAATAGGATTAAAGAATGATACAGCCAAGAGTAAAAATGTGATGGACACTGGGGTGAGTTTTGAGATTATTTCAGGGGAATACTTGTCCATTGTAGAGCCAGCATGGGTGAATTATTACAGAGAATGGGGTCCAAGAATAAGTTATAACACCGCAACTGAGATAAGTAAAGTTCAGCAAAATTTACCACAGAATTTAAGAAGCTCATTTGCGAGTTTTGTAAACAGCTTGCCAGATGAAATATTGGGTGAAGTTGGACCGACTGGGCCTAAAATGAAGAGCAGCTGGAGCGGTGATGAGAAGGTTTGA